Below is a genomic region from Insulibacter thermoxylanivorax.
ACATCGCTTGATCTGGCAAAGTTTCACGGAATAGAAGTTGATATTCCAACTTACGAAAGGTATGATGATTATCACAGACATATATGACTCAGTTCGGAAAGAGGAGTAAGATGCGATGAAGCGGAATTTGTTGATCCTCGTTGTTGCTGTGTTGCTGATCGGGGTTGCGGTCGTGACCAATGCCAGCAAAGAAGAACTGCCTCAGGAGGTTGCGCCTAAGGTTGGTTTCCTGGCTCCGAACTTTAAGCTGGCAACGTTGGACGGCGGGGAATATGTGTTTGACCATGCGAAGCTGGAGCGTCCGGTGCTGATTAATTTTTGGGCTTCATGGTGCGGACCTTGCCAATCGGAAGCGCCGGCTTTAGCGGAACTGCATGAGAAATATAAAGGCAAGGTCGACTTCGTAGCGGTCAATGCAACGAGTGCGGAGTTTTACGGAACGGATAAAGTCAGTGAATTCGTTGAGACATATGATCTGAAGATGCCGATTCCATTAGATTATGAAGGAAAGTCCCTCCAGGCTTACAATGTGATCGGTTTTCCGCTTACGGTACTGATTGATCAGAAT
It encodes:
- a CDS encoding TlpA family protein disulfide reductase; amino-acid sequence: MKRNLLILVVAVLLIGVAVVTNASKEELPQEVAPKVGFLAPNFKLATLDGGEYVFDHAKLERPVLINFWASWCGPCQSEAPALAELHEKYKGKVDFVAVNATSAEFYGTDKVSEFVETYDLKMPIPLDYEGKSLQAYNVIGFPLTVLIDQNGVIKHMMNYEFNPEDLDRKLAAL